CACATACATGGCCTGGTAGTTGCCGTAGTCGCCCCAGAGCGAACGGAAATAGCTGCGCGAACCGCTGGCAGGATAGCCCAGTAGGAAATCTGCGAAGTTATCTCCAGAATAAGCATTGCTAAAGCCAAAGGTTCCGAGAGAGCTGGAACCAGAGATGTATGTATTCAGGTTATGGAAGTTCTCGTACCCGAACCGAACCTCGTGTTTGCCACTGCTGTACGTCACGCGTTCTACATACTGCCACGAGCGGATCTTGTTCTGCTTCGGGTAAGAATTACTTCCGCTCTGACCATTGAATCCTGTGTAGTTGGAGATAGTGATGGTGGGAAGACCGTAATACTGCGGAGGAGAGAGCCCTTCTGCGCCCTGAATACCGGCTGCAGTGTTAATATCTTGCCCCTGCAGTGAACTGGTAAAGAAGAAGACACTGCGGTAGTAAGAGAACTGAGATTCAGCGAGCCACTTGGGCGAGAAAATATGGGTCTCGCGCAAGACCACGTTCTGCCCGCGACTGCGGAGCGGAAAACCTCCGAGCAGCGGGAAGGCATTGGGATCCGTCTCGCGATTGTTGGAGATAGAGTAGCGACCCGTCAGGTGGTCCTTGGACCATAGCGTCTGGTCGACACGGATATCTCCGAGGTCAAGCTGCTGCTTGAGGCTATTGGTAAGTACGGCGTGGGAAACGTTCCCGCGCACCTGGTTTGCAGCAGGAATGTACTTGAGAAAGTACGCTGCTTGTGGAGCGATCCGGCTTGCGGGAATGGTGTTGTTGGCAAACGCGAGACCGGTAAGCGGATCCTTGATCGTTATTCCACTGCCCTGAAAGTTTCCACTTCGCATTGCAGCACTGGGAACGATGTTGTCGAAGTTCTGTCCGAGACGGTACAGCGTGGATTGAAGATCGATAAAGAAGAATGTATGGTCGTGAACAATCGGCCCGCCCACAGCAAAGCCGAATTGGTTGCGATGCAGCGGCTGGTTGCGGCGTGTACTGCCTGCCGGAGGAACGTAGAAGTAGTTCTTTGCGTCGAAGGCGTTGTTGCGGAGGAACTCATATGCAGTACCGTGAAAGGCGTTGGTTCCGCTTTTTAGCGTCGCGTTAACGATGGTCGGGCTATGGCCGTAGTCGGCAGGCATATTGCTGGATTCAACCTTGAACTCTTGCAGCGCATCGACATTGGGCGAGATCAGGGTGCCACCGAGCTGAGTCTCGGTGATGTTCGAGCCATCAAGATACCAGCCGGTCCACGACGGAGACAGGCCGTTGACGTTGACGTTGACGGCGCTGGCGCGGATTGATGTTCCACCGGCAGGAATGTTCTGACCGCCCTGGATAAAGCTGACACCCGGGGTGAGCTGCGTGAGCTGCCAGAAGGAGCGCCCGTTCAACGGTACGTTCTGTACGGTCTGAGTATCGATGACTTGCCCTACGGAGGACGATGCTTCGTTCAGCAACGGGACCTGCGAGGCGATGATCTCGACCTTAGCGCTGATCGCTCCCACATGAAGCACGGGATTGATGGTGGCGCGCTGTGCTACCTGAAGCTCGGTGTCGGCGATTTGGACGGGAGCAAAGCCGTCATGCGTAACCGTGACCGAGTAGTGGCCTACCTGGAGGTTCGACACGTTATAGACGCCACTGCCATCGGACTTGACGACGCGTTCCTGTCCCGTGCCGAGGTTTCGTACGGTGATCATCGCCTCAGGGATAGCAGCTCCGGTATCGTCGGCGACCGTGCCGAGAATGGTTCCGGTTGTAGCCTGCGCATGCGCCCACTGCGAAGCGAATGTGAGCGAAAAAGTGGTTGCGAGTAGAACCTGTCGAAAGAACCGACGGATAGACATGGGAATCGCTCCATGGAATGTGGAAGCGGAAGCGAGCAAACAGACAACGTGTCGGCAACCGTTTCGTAAACGTTTCCGAAATTACGCAGTACGCGCACCGTTGTCAAGTAATGTTTGACTATTGGGAGGTCGTTTTATTTTTAGTAACTATGCGGTTAGGCCGACGTTGACAGATCTTGGTCAGGACGGCGATGATTTCGGAAGCGTTTCCAATTTTACGCCTTTGCGCTCCGAAAGTATGGTTAGAAGACTATGACAAACAATCCAGCGGCCGGCATCTCGCTTGCCGGCAAGACGGCACTCGTGACAGGCGCCAGCAGCGGTATAGGTGCTGCCTCGGCAGTGGCACTTGGCAAGGCGGGAGCCTATGTGATCGTTCACTATAACTCCCAGGAGACGGAGGCGAAGGAGGTCCTAGCCCAGCTGCGCGTAGCCGGGGCCGATGGAGAGATCGTGCAGGCAGACCTGAGCACTCGTAGCGGCACGGACAGTCTGTGCGCCTTCGCGTCCTCACGGGAGATCGACATCCTGGTCAACAACGCCGGCTCCCTGGTGCAGCGAACGCGCGTTCTAGACTTCACACACGAGCTATGGGAGAAGGTCATGATGCTGAACCTGACTAGCGCTTTCTTCCTGTCGCAAGCGGCAGTCCGTGGGATGGCCGAACGCAAGAGCGGCGTCATCATCAACATGTCTTCAGTGGCGGCGCGTTTTGGCGGCGGACTGGGAGCACTGGCATACTCGTCTGCAAAGGCTGCCGTGTCTGCCATGACCAAGGGGTTGACGAAGGAGTTTGCACCACAGGGAGTGCGGGTGAACTGCATCTCGCCCGGAACCATCGACACAGGCTATCACCGCGCTTTTTCTACCACGGAGGGACTCGATGGAGTGCGCTCAGCCACTCCAATCGGCCGGTTGGGAACGTCGGAAGAGATTGCGGACCTGGTGGTCTTTCTTGCTAGCGACCGATCGACCTTTATCCATGGACAGGTGATCGAGATCAATGGCGGCTTCCTGATGGCGTGACACGAAAGCTGTAATCAGAAGGAACGGCGTCTGCGCAGGTTCTCCTGTACGACGCCGTTTCTGCGCTAAGACTCAGGCCGTGGCTGCGAGTGAGTCGGTTGCCCCAGCGCGAACACGCGGCAGCGTCCAGATGAGAATGGCTGCGATGACTGGCAGCGTTCCGAAAAGCATGAAGACGGGGCGGAACGAGTAGTGATCGACGAGCCAACCGGTAGCGAGACTAAAGACCATACCGCCGAAGCCCGAACCCATGCTGGCAAGTCCCCAGATGGAAGCTACGGCGTTTTTGGGAAAGACGTCGCGCGGAAGTGCGAGGACGTTGGCGAGCGCTCCGCTATAGCCGAAGGTTGCGACCGAGATGAGCGCGATGCTGAGAGTCGCGCTGCTTACCATGGCGGCTGGAAACGCGACGACCATACAAGCGGAGAAGACAAGCACGCTGACACGGCGCGCGGTCTGGTCAGAGACACCGATGCGCAGAATGAGCATCGTCAGGAAGCCTCCTGCGAGGTTTCCAATACCCGCAGTGGCAAAGGGAATCCAGCCAATCTTACCGATCTGAACGAGCGTGAATCCGTGGCCCACCTTGAGGTACTGCGGAAACCAGAAGGTGTAAAAGTACCAGACAGGATCGGCAAATACCTTGGAGAGCGTGAACTGCCAGACGAAGCGATCGCGCACGAGACTCATCACAGGCGGTGGAGGGAGGTCAGGCTCGGCGGGATTGAGTGGTGGATTGCGGTACACGACGAGCCACACAACCATCCATACAAAGCCGCAGAGGCCGACGATGATGAATGAGGCGCGCCAACCGAAGGTAATAGCAGCCCAGGCAAGCAGCGGTGGCGCGAGCATCGCTCCAATGGCAGCGCCACTGTTGAAGATGCCCGAGGCCAGCGAGCGCTCCCTGGGCGGGAACCACTCCCCGATGACTTTTACGCCAGCCGGGTAATTGCCGGCCTCGCCCATACCGAGAAGAAAGCGAAATATGCCAAGCGAGAGTGCTCCGGTCGCAGCCGCGGTGAGCACCTCAGCCGCGGACCAGAAGGCGATGGTGAGCGAATAG
This portion of the Edaphobacter sp. 4G125 genome encodes:
- a CDS encoding TonB-dependent receptor; the protein is MSIRRFFRQVLLATTFSLTFASQWAHAQATTGTILGTVADDTGAAIPEAMITVRNLGTGQERVVKSDGSGVYNVSNLQVGHYSVTVTHDGFAPVQIADTELQVAQRATINPVLHVGAISAKVEIIASQVPLLNEASSSVGQVIDTQTVQNVPLNGRSFWQLTQLTPGVSFIQGGQNIPAGGTSIRASAVNVNVNGLSPSWTGWYLDGSNITETQLGGTLISPNVDALQEFKVESSNMPADYGHSPTIVNATLKSGTNAFHGTAYEFLRNNAFDAKNYFYVPPAGSTRRNQPLHRNQFGFAVGGPIVHDHTFFFIDLQSTLYRLGQNFDNIVPSAAMRSGNFQGSGITIKDPLTGLAFANNTIPASRIAPQAAYFLKYIPAANQVRGNVSHAVLTNSLKQQLDLGDIRVDQTLWSKDHLTGRYSISNNRETDPNAFPLLGGFPLRSRGQNVVLRETHIFSPKWLAESQFSYYRSVFFFTSSLQGQDINTAAGIQGAEGLSPPQYYGLPTITISNYTGFNGQSGSNSYPKQNKIRSWQYVERVTYSSGKHEVRFGYENFHNLNTYISGSSSLGTFGFSNAYSGDNFADFLLGYPASGSRSYFRSLWGDYGNYQAMYVQDDYKMRSNLTINAGFRWEINPFYNGIKGQVTGLNPANGKIVIPDDFSLQAQPGTATLYPLFSDRLQTTSSLGLPTTVRPTAKVNLGPRLGIAYSGLKDTVFRAAYGIFYLFPDNNAINNTQNVVPFVASQTVNNTKPTPTLTLGNFYLSQPIVAPNTSNAVCSFGFVAKSCSQPSVSTMELNTKNTYVQEYNLAVQHQFGSKLSLDVAYVGNRSLHIVQPFQVNDPYPGPGTIQNRRPLQQWGTISLSRYAGNGNYNALQTKLETRALAGATILVSYTYGRCLTDGTFGGLTREQSGGYYYYGPCNYDLHHNFVTSGVYDLPFGRGKTFASSASGFLQGLVGNWGLSGVGTLQSGLPFTLTVSGDPANTGLGSQRPNITGTPQMVRRPNCWYYDSRNTSCPSGGTDAFAVPAQYTYGNGQTNTMRNDGLVQFDISLLKSFHFTETKSLEFRGAFFNIFNHATFATPVTNIDSTSAGQITSTLNAARSIELAGKIYF
- a CDS encoding SDR family NAD(P)-dependent oxidoreductase, whose translation is MTNNPAAGISLAGKTALVTGASSGIGAASAVALGKAGAYVIVHYNSQETEAKEVLAQLRVAGADGEIVQADLSTRSGTDSLCAFASSREIDILVNNAGSLVQRTRVLDFTHELWEKVMMLNLTSAFFLSQAAVRGMAERKSGVIINMSSVAARFGGGLGALAYSSAKAAVSAMTKGLTKEFAPQGVRVNCISPGTIDTGYHRAFSTTEGLDGVRSATPIGRLGTSEEIADLVVFLASDRSTFIHGQVIEINGGFLMA
- a CDS encoding MFS transporter; amino-acid sequence: MEKATETQLRWVVLGMTFLATVINYLDRQTLSVMAPVLLDQFHISAGTYSQIIFAFMLAYTIMNGISGPLLDRLGSRIGYSLTIAFWSAAEVLTAAATGALSLGIFRFLLGMGEAGNYPAGVKVIGEWFPPRERSLASGIFNSGAAIGAMLAPPLLAWAAITFGWRASFIIVGLCGFVWMVVWLVVYRNPPLNPAEPDLPPPPVMSLVRDRFVWQFTLSKVFADPVWYFYTFWFPQYLKVGHGFTLVQIGKIGWIPFATAGIGNLAGGFLTMLILRIGVSDQTARRVSVLVFSACMVVAFPAAMVSSATLSIALISVATFGYSGALANVLALPRDVFPKNAVASIWGLASMGSGFGGMVFSLATGWLVDHYSFRPVFMLFGTLPVIAAILIWTLPRVRAGATDSLAATA